A single genomic interval of Pyrus communis chromosome 5, drPyrComm1.1, whole genome shotgun sequence harbors:
- the LOC137735317 gene encoding uncharacterized protein has product MGKGVIWATAEDLARNRGRVLSLYRQILRSLNSPSLPLNLAARLAKKAEARAIFMLAAEERSLHNIDDLVDAAHYSLSLLRKGELPKYIQ; this is encoded by the coding sequence atgggaaaggGAGTAATTTGGGCGACGGCGGAGGACTTGGCAAGAAACAGAGGACGCGTCCTCTCTCTGTATCGCCAGATACTCAGAAGCCTTAACTCGCCTAGCTTGCCGCTGAATCTGGCCGCAAGGCTGGCCAAGAAAGCGGAGGCGCGCGCAATCTTCATGTTGGCGGCGGAGGAGAGGTCCCTTCACAACATTGACGACCTCGTTGATGCCGCTCattactctctctccctcttgaGGAAGGGGGAATTACCCAAATACATTCAATGA
- the LOC137733329 gene encoding uncharacterized protein, which produces MEEKKGDARVSVISGLFFICIIAGGVFLFLYMLLPEEKTQPWYPFAGMVLVAIPWAFWIMTCLYRCFRPAGAMHTGDSGRYAKAGSSRAATIPTTSGALTVGNASSAADSSVHSPNGDRRVQFAGVVVMGNEDEGGRRGQNGNDNHYQAIDMEHHNTINDSVGSTDSEMPLRLMV; this is translated from the coding sequence ATGGAGGAAAAGAAAGGAGATGCTAGAGTCTCTGTCATCTCCGGTCTCTTCTTCATCTGCATTATCGCTGGCGGagtatttcttttcctttacaTGCTTCTACCCGAAGAAAAAACCCAACCATGGTACCCCTTTGCAGGAATGGTGCTTGTGGCTATTCCATGGGCATTTTGGATCATGACATGTCTCTACAGATGCTTTAGGCCCGCGGGGGCCATGCATACCGGGGACAGCGGTCGCTATGCCAAGGCAGGCAGCAGCCGGGCAGCCACCATCCCCACCACGAGCGGCGCATTGACAGTTGGCAATGCTTCATCAGCTGCGGACTCCTCTGTTCATTCACCTAATGGTGACCGAAGGGTGCAGTTTGCCGGGGTGGTTGTAATGGGGAACGAAGATGAGGGTGGACGCAGAGGCCAGAACGGAAACGACAACCATTATCAAGCCATAGACATGGAACATCACAATACAATCAATGATTCAGTTGGTTCTACGGATAGTGAAATGCCGTTGAGATTAAtggtttga
- the LOC137734797 gene encoding 5-oxoprolinase 1 — MGSVNDNKLRFCIDRGGTFTDVYAEIPGQPDGRVLKLLSVDPSNYDDAPVEGIRRILEEFTGKKISRASKIPTDKIEWIRMGTTVATNALLERKGERIALCVTRGFRDLLQIGNQARPKIFDLTVSKPSNLYEEVIEVDERVELARDNEDSSSPPSLVKGISGEMVRVVKPIDVETLKPLLQGLLKKGISCLAVVLMHSYTYPQHEVAVASLAENLGFRHVSLSSALTPMVRAVPRGLTASVDAYLTPVIKEYLTGFMSKFDEGVEKVNVLFMQSDGGLAPESRFSGHKAVLSGPAGGVVGYSQTLFGLETEKPLIGFDMGGTSTDVSRYAGTYEQVLETQIAGTIIQAPQLDISTVAAGGGSKLKFQFGSFRVGPESVGAHPGPVCYRKGGELAVTDANLVLGYVIPDYFPPIFGPNEDEPLDIKATRDKFANLASQINSYRKSQDPSAKDMTVEDIALGFVNVANETMCRPIRQLTEMKGHETRNHALACFGGAGPQHACAIARSLGMKEVLVHRFCGILSAYGMGLADVVEDAQEPYSAVYSLKSVEEASHREATLLNQVKKKLHDQGFKDENMTTETYLNLRYEGTDTSIMVKKRISEDGRGCNYDIDFVELFQQEYGFKLLNRNILICDARVRGEGVTNILKPLPLESTSCSPKIEGNYKVYFGSGWLETPLYKLEKLGYGHIIPGPAIIMNGNSTVIVEPNCKAIITKYGNIRIEIDSTPSTVKVADKVANVVQLSIFNHRFMGIAEQMGRTLQRTSISTNIKERLDFSCALFGPDGGLVANAPHVPVHLGAMSSTVRWQINYWGDNLNEGDVLVTNHPCAGGSHLPDITVVTPVFDKGRLVFFVASRGHHAEIGGITPGSMPPFSKSIWEEGAAIKAFKLVEKGIFQEDGIIQLLRFPCSDELVQKIPGTRRIQDNLSDLRAQVAANQRGITLIKELIEQYGLDTVQAYMTYVQLNAEEAVREMLKSVAARVLSQSASSGDQSSVTIEEEDYMDDGSVIHLKLTIDSVKGEANFDFSGTSPEVYGNWNAPEAVTAAAVIYCLRCLVDVDIPLNQGCLAPVKIYIPPGSFLSPSDKAAVVGGNVLTSQRITDVVLTAFQACACSQGCMNNLTFGDNTFGYYETIGGGSGAGPTWDGTSGVQCHMTNTRMTDPEIFEQRYPVLLHKFGLRENSGGVGYHRGGDGLVREIEFKRPIVVSILSERRVHAPRGLKGGKDGARGANFLITKDKRRVYLGGKNTVDLQSGEILQILTPGGGGWGSPR, encoded by the coding sequence ATGGGGAGTGTCAATGACAACAAGCTCAGATTTTGCATTGACAGAGGGGGAACCTTCACTGATGTCTATGCTGAGATCCCAGGTCAGCCTGATGGACGGGTTTTAAAACTTTTGTCTGTAGATCCATCAAATTACGACGATGCTCCTGTCGAAGGAATTCGGAGGATTCTTGAAGAGTTTACAGGGAAGAAAATTTCCCGTGCTTCAAAAATTCCCACTGATAAGATAGAGTGGATAAGAATGGGTACAACTGTAGCAACTAATGCacttttggaaagaaaagggGAAAGGATTGCTCTTTGTGTGACTCGAGGTTTTCGTGATTTGCTTCAGATTGGCAACCAGGCTCGTCCCAAGATATTTGACCTCACTGTATCAAAACCATCAAACCTTTATGAGGAGGTTATTGAAGTTGATGAGAGAGTTGAGCTAGCTCGTGATAATGAAGATTCTTCTTCACCACCATCATTAGTTAAAGGGATTTCTGGTGAGATGGTTAGAGTTGTAAAGCCTATTGATGTAGAAACTTTGAAACCGTTACTCCAAGGTTTGTTGAAGAAGGGCATTAGCTGTTTGGCTGTTGTGTTAATGCATTCATATACTTACCCACAACATGAAGTAGCGGTTGCAAGCCTAGCGGAGAATTTGGGCTTCAGACATGTGTCCTTATCTTCAGCGTTGACACCCATGGTTCGAGCTGTTCCTCGGGGTCTAACAGCTAGTGTTGATGCATATTTGACGCCAGTAATTAAAGAGTATCTAACAGGGTTTATGTCAAAATTTGATGAAGGAGTGGAGAAGGTGAATGTTTTGTTTATGCAATCTGATGGTGGACTTGCACCAGAAAGTCGATTTTCAGGGCATAAAGCTGTTTTATCTGGTCCTGCTGGTGGGGTTGTGGGTTACTCACAAACACTTTTTGGGCTTGAAACTGAGAAACCTCTCATTGGGTTTGACATGGGTGGCACATCTACAGATGTGAGCCGTTATGCTGGGACTTATGAACAAGTCCTGGAAACCCAGATTGCAGGTACCATAATACAAGCACCTCAGCTTGACATAAGTACAGTAGCTGCTGGTGGTGGATCAAAGTTGAAGTTCCAGTTTGGATCTTTCCGGGTAGGACCGGAATCAGTGGGTGCACATCCTGGTCCAGTATGTTACCGGAAAGGTGGGGAGTTGGCAGTTACAGATGCAAACTTAGTTCTCGGATATGTAATTCCTGATTATTTCCCACCAATATTTGGGCCCAATGAAGATGAGCCTCTAGATATCAAGGCAACAAGAGACAAGTTTGCGAACCTTGCAAGCCAAATAAATTCCTACCGGAAAAGCCAGGATCCATCTGCAAAGGACATGACAGTGGAGGACATTGCACTGGGATTTGTAAATGTTGCCAATGAGACTATGTGCCGTCCGATAAGGCAATTAACGGAGATGAAGGGCCATGAAACAAGGAACCATGCCCTTGCTTGCTTTGGAGGTGCTGGGCCTCAGCATGCCTGTGCAATTGCTAGATCATTGGGTATGAAAGAAGTACTTGTACACAGATTTTGTGGAATCTTAAGTGCTTATGGGATGGGATTGGCAGATGTTGTAGAAGATGCACAGGAGCCGTACTCTGCAGTTTACAGTCTTAAATCTGTCGAGGAAGCCTCTCACAGGGAAGCTACTTTATTGAATCAAGTAAAGAAGAAGCTGCACGATCAAGGTTTTAAAGATGAAAACATGACAACAGAGACATATCTGAATTTGAGATATGAAGGTACGGACACCTCAATCATGGTTAAGAAACGAATTTCTGAAGATGGGAGAGGATGTAACTATGATATCGACTTTGTGGAACTATTCCAGCAGGAGTATGGTTTTAAATTACTGAATAGGAATATCCTAATATGTGATGCTAGGGTTCGTGGGGAAGGAGTCACTAATATATTGAAGCCCCTGCCTCTGGAATCTACCTCATGTTCTCCTAAAATTGAAGGTAATTACAAGGTTTATTTTGGGAGTGGGTGGCTGGAAACACCTCTTTACAAGCTTGAGAAACTCGGGTATGGGCATATCATACCTGGCCCGGCAATAATCATGAATGGGAATAGTACTGTGATAGTAGAACCTAACTGTAAAGCTATAATAACTAAATATGGTAACATTAGAATTGAAATTGACTCTACTCCAAGCACCGTGAAAGTAGCGGACAAAGTTGCTAATGTTGTGCAGCTCTCAATCTTCAATCATAGATTTATGGGTATAGCCGAACAGATGGGAAGGACCCTGCAGAGAACTTCCATATCAACCAATATCAAGGAGCGGCTAGATTTCTCTTGTGCCCTCTTTGGACCTGATGGGGGACTAGTTGCCAATGCCCCTCATGTCCCTGTGCATTTAGGAGCAATGTCCAGTACTGTCCGGTGGCAGATCAATTACTGGGGCGACAACTTGAATGAAGGAGATGTTTTGGTCACCAATCATCCTTGTGCCGGAGGTAGTCATCTTCCTGATATAACTGTTGTTACCCCTGTATTTGATAAAGGAAGGCTGGTGTTTTTTGTGGCGAGTAGAGGGCATCATGCAGAGATTGGGGGTATTACTCCTGGAAGCATGCCACCATTTTCCAAATCTATATGGGAAGAAGGGGCTGCCATAAAAGCGTTCAAGCTTGTGGAAAAGGGAATTTTTCAAGAAGACGGAATCATTCAACTTCTTCGATTCCCCTGTTCTGATGAATTGGTTCAAAAGATCCCAGGCACTCGCAGGATTCAAGATAATCTGTCAGATCTTCGAGCTCAAGTAGCTGCGAACCAGAGGGGAATTACGCTTATCAAAGAGCTTATTGAGCAGTATGGTTTGGACACTGTTCAGGCTTACATGACCTATGTACAGCTAAATGCAGAAGAAGCAGTGAGAGAAATGCTTAAGTCTGTTGCTGCTAGAGTTTTGTCTCAGTCGGCTAGTTCTGGAGATCAGAGTTCTGTTACTATTGAAGAAGAGGATTACATGGATGATGGATCCGTTATTCATTTGAAACTTACAATTGATTCTGTTAAAGGCGAAGCAAATTTTGATTTCAGTGGAACCAGTCCGGAAGTATATGGGAATTGGAATGCTCCAGAAGCCGTAACTGCTGCAGCAGTTATATACTGTCTTCGCTGCTTGGTGGATGTTGACATTCCTCTAAATCAAGGTTGTTTGGCTCCTGTGAAAATCTATATTCCACCAGGCTCTTTCCTCTCTCCAAGTGATAAGGCTGCTGTCGTGGGTGGTAACGTTCTCACTTCTCAGAGAATAACTGACGTTGTGCTTACTGCATTCCAAGCTTGTGCTTGTTCACAGGGTTGTATGAATAATCTCACTTTTGGGGATAATACATTTGGTTATTATGAAACAATCGGAGGTGGGAGTGGAGCTGGTCCAACTTGGGATGGGACGAGTGGAGTGCAGTGTCATATGACCAATACCCGAATGACTGATCCAGAAATTTTCGAACAGAGATATCCTGTTCTTTTGCATAAATTTGGCCTGAGAGAGAACAGCGGCGGAGTTGGGTATCATAGAGGGGGTGATGGGCTTGTAAGGGAGATAGAGTTCAAGCGCCCAATTGTTGTGAGCATTCTTTCAGAGAGGCGTGTTCACGCACCAAGGGGGTTGAAAGGAGGGAAAGATGGGGCTCGGGGGGCTAACTTCCTAATCACAAAAGATAAGCGAAGGGTTTATCTTGGCGGGAAGAACACTGTTGATTTGCAATCAGGGGAAATTCTTCAGATTTTAACTCCTGGTGGTGGTGGATGGGGCTCTCCTCGTTGA